The Bdellovibrionales bacterium genome segment GTGAAAAAAAAATCCACAGCCCCCATCTACCACATTAATTGACTCTTACCCAGAACTATTGCGCTACGTATAATGAGAGGGCCAAAAAAGTTAATTCCCCAAGGCTGTCCAGCTCACACCTTCTGCAAAATACTGATCTTTAGGGACAAATTCGGTGAAATTCTCAGGACCGCCTTGTCAAAAAGGATAGAAGAGGGTTAAATGCAGGCTTTCTTGGCACATTGACGCGTTGACGCATTAACAAATCGCGGCCGCAGGAGGACCAAAGCCATGACACTGGAGCAGATCGAGACACGTATTCGCCAGGCTTTCCCTGATGCCGACGTTGCCGTCTTTGACCTGACGGGCGGGGGTGACCACTGGGAGGTTCGCGTGGCTTCCTCTAGCTTTTCCGGCAAAACTCGAATCCGTCAGCACCAATCTATTATGGATCTCTTTGCACAGGAATTAAAATCAAATGAAGTTCACGCCCTTTCTATTAAAACTTTGATTAAAACCTAAACGGAGAACTAGAGATGAATGAACAGACGAAAGAAAGAATTGAAAGCCTGCTCAATCAAAATAAGGTCGTGCTTTTCATGAAAGGCACTCCCAACTTTCCCATGTGTGGCTTTTCAGCAAGAGCCATCAGTATCCTGCAGGATCTGAAGACAGAATTTGCAACCTGCGATATCCTCGAAGATGAGGAAATTCGCGCGGGAATAAAGGAATATGGCAACTGGCCAACCATTCCCCAACTCTATATCAACAAAGAGTTGGTTGGTGGCAGCGACATCATGATGGAAATGTTTCAATCAGGTGAGCTTCTCCAGTTGCTCTCTACTCCGCTATCTGAGCCAACCCCGCAAGTATAGTGTTAACCAAAGTCTCCAGACCCTCTCTTTCCTTGTCGGTGGGCTCGCGCTCACTGGTCAGGGCAGAGAACACGTAGGTCAAAGAACGCTGAGCGTTTAGCACCAAGTCAGATGCGAGACCGAAGAGGCCCTGCGCCTCCAACACGAAGAAACTCTCTGCCCGATCAGGAAAGACCCCCTTAATTTTAAGGGCTTTAACCAGAGCAGAGTCCACTGAAACAGGGGTCAGTTCAAGAGTCGCATCCACTGTTCCGTCGTCCCTGACACTATGAACGAGGCTCAAACTATAAAAGCCTTTGCCATTGATCATTTTTATGATGTCTTCAATGGACTCCGCATATTCAATAAATATGTCTTTTGGATTTGAAGTACGTATTGAAAGGCTCGCCTGACCAGCAACAAAACTTTGTTGAGTTTTTGGATCCTGATAAAGAGTCAGATCAATCAGAGATTCGCCGGGCCCAAGAGGAATCCCATCTACCTCTCCCCAACTCCAATTCAAACTGCCGCCAGTAACTAGCTCTTCTGTCCCATCCGGTGTTGGAACATTTTCCAGCTCTCCCCTTGTAATCCTGACATCGAAATGGCTTCTTCCATATTGATTCAACTCTCTGCGAATATAATTATTTGCCTTATCCAAGGCCGATGGGTCAACGGGCCGGGCCGCCGCAGATAAAAAGATACAAGAAACCGAAAGTAAAATTGCAAAATACGAAACCAACTGAATAAAAAATCGCTGAAACATTCACACCCCCCCCTGATGAGTGAGAATACTATGCTTCATGACAAAAGAAAAAATCAACTCTCGCGAATTGATTGAAGAAAAAAATAAATAGGGCAGAACCCCCAGGAAGCTGAGGCCAAAAAATAAAAACCCAAATAAGACCAAAAAGGCCCACCCAGAAAAGACCAGGTCAATAGCAAAACACCGAGAACGTATCGAAGAACCCGGTCCCAGTAGAGCATATTTCTCCGCAAACCCACCTCCCGGACTATGGGGCTTTCGATGCCCAACGGCCCAACGGCCCAACGGCCTTTCAGCTTTTCAGATCTAACATTGGCAATATTTCACGTCTATCTCATTTTTGTCCCTCATTTGCCTTTATTATTCCTTCATGCGGAGTAAATCTGTTTGAACTGGCCCGCATGATTGTTGTTCCAAACTCCAAGGGTGCCGGCTGAAGAGGATCTTAGGAATTCAGGATCTTCAAACATGCGTCCGGCAGCAGCGCTCCCTTTGTGAGCACTGCACCAAGCCGAACTCGATCCTGAAATCCTAAGATCCTCTTCAGCCAGGCTCCCGTGTCTTTTGGACACAACAGAATCACCGAAGGCTTGCGGGCCAAGCAAGGATTCCAACTTCGCAAAGGCGATCATGACACATGATCCTTAAGGCTTCTGGAGACTTTCATTGCACACCAGGTTTTGCGAATGAGGCGATTGATATTAGCTCTGAGCATGGAGTAGATGTGATTAAAATCCTCGGCGTCCGTCCGATTTTAAGGATCTTGATTTTAATGCAGCGGCTGGGCCACAAGCCTTCGGTGATTCTGTTGCGTCCGAAAACACAGGGAGCTGGCTGAAGCAATCTCAGGGGTTCAGGATCGAGTTCGGCTTGGTGCAGTGCTCACAACGTGAGCGCTGCTGCCGGACGCATGTTTGAAGATCCTGGACTCCTGAGATTGCTTCAGCCAGCTCCCTTGGAGTTTGGAACAACAATCACGTGGGCCAAAGTAAAATCTGTTGGCCGAATGCAAACCTCTCTTTACAATAACTCCTATGTCGCTGCACCTTGCCTTAAAAGACAAAAGATTCGCACCCCTATTTTGGACCCAATTTCTGGGAGCCCTCAACGATAATTTTCTCAAGAATTCTTTGGTCTTAATGATTACATTCAAGAACGTGCAAGTCTTCGGCTTGGGTGCGGGCGAGCTTGTTGCCCTCTCTGGAGGGATTTTTATTCTTCCATTTTTTCTCTTTTCCACTCATTCTGGCCAATTGGCGGATAAAATTGAGAAAACTCTTCTGATACGCGCCACTAAAATAGGGGAAATCATCATCGCAATTCTAGCCGCAATTGGTTTCTACTTTGAATTCTACACAGGCCTTCTCTTTATTCTCTTTCTCATGGGGGTTCATTCCACTTTTTTTGGGCCCGTGAAATACAGTATCATCCCAGATCTAGTTCCTCATACCCAGTTGACCGCAGCCAACGCCTACGTGGAGCTTGGCACTTTTGTCGCCATTCTTGCAGGAACCATTGGAGGTGGATTGGCAATCAACTTCGGTGGCTCATTGTGGCTTATCATCACAGGGCTCATTTTCGTTGCGGTTTTAGGACTATGGACGAGCACTAAGATACCTCCCGTTCAAATTGGACAGCCCGATCTCAAAATAAACCTGAACCCCTTCCCAACTATGCTCGCGTTTGGAAAAATTATTCGAGAACAGAAACTCATTTTCAATTCCATTCTCGGGATATCCTGGTTTTGGTTTTTTGGAGCCGCTGTTTTAAGTCTTCTGCCTGTTTATGGGAAAGATTTTCTCGGAGCCGGTCCCGCCGTCATCACCGCCTTTTTAGCAAGCTTCACGGTGGGAATTGGATTGGGCAGCATTATTTGTGAAAAGCTCTCCTCCCAGCGAGTCGAATTGAAACTCGTGCCAATTGGATCATTGGGTATTTCCGTATTTCTCGCTGATCTATTTTTTGTTTCGCCCTCTTGGATTCCTCGCTCGAGCGCCCCCTTGTCCCTTCTTCTCTTTTTCCAACATTTCGAAGCCTGGAGAATTTTTGGTGATTTTTTTCTCATGTCTGTTTTTAGCGGGCTTTTTATTGTCCCGCTCTATACTCTGATCCAACAACGAAGCCGACCCGAATCCCGGTCTCGAGTCATTGCTGGAAATAACATTCTCAATTCTGTATTTATGGTCACCTCAAGCCTACTGGTTATGTCCCTTCACCTAATTAACCTCAGCCATCCTCAGATATTCCTCGTCCTGGCATTTCTCAATCTCATTTTTTCGATTTACATTTTTTCGAATACTCCTGAATTCATAAAAAGTTGATTTCTTAGGGAGACCCGAAGGCGTCGCGTCGGAGCCTTTCCTTTGTCTGCAAACGACACGCTGCCCTGTCCTCGCGCAACATTTTCACTGAAACTGCCTCTTCCCGTTTAAGAGTTCGTCACTTTGTGAAAATTTTCTCGTTCTCCACAGAGCTGATTTTGCGCCTCTATTAAGGTCGCAGAGACCCCTCTCACTTAAGCCCAGTTTATCCGATGAATAAGAGAAGGAAGGACAAAGGCAAATATCCCGGATGAGGTCCATTTAGAAAAACATTTCACAGGCAAAAGGAGAAAAGCCTTGGGACGAATACTCGTGGTTGATGATGACAGAGACATCCTAAAGTTCACAACGGCCGTCCTCTCTTCTGCAGATCATGTGGTAGCAACGGCAGAAGAGGCCCTTGGTGCCATAGAACTCCTCAACACAGGTTACTTTGATTTACTTCTTGCTGATGCCAATTTACCTTATTGCTCCGGTTTTGATTTGGTGAGAACGCTGCGGAAAAATAAGCGTTTTGAACAACTCTCTATCGCTATGCTTTCCGGTAGAAGAGAAAAAAGGGATATTGAAAAAGGAATTCAGGCAGGGATTGACGACTACATCGTCAAGCCAATTGATGTACTCATTTTTAGTAAAAAGGTGGAAAACCTACTTAATAGCAGAGCGCCCGCCGAAATGCCAGAGCTGCATATTCCGGCAGATAGCGAGTTCAAGCAAACCTCGCTCATGATCGACGCCGACGTTGTCTCCATATCAGAATTGGGAGTCACTGTGTTGTCTTCACAGGAACCAACACTTCACTCGGTCCTTGAAATCAGCAGCTCCATATTTTTAGCGATCGGCATTCCTTCTCCTCGTGGACGCGTGGTCAGAATAGAACGTTTCAAGGATCTTCGCAGATGGCAGATCAAACTCAATTTTATAGGGGCCGACGTTGGAATGTTGCAAAAGATTCGGGCTTGGATTTTCACGAAAGGTTCCTACCGCGACAAAACCGCGGTTTAATGGGAGTAGCATTGATGAAAATTTTGTTGGCTGAAGATGACCCTAATATTTCACTTATTGCCAAGCTGGCCCTTGAACAGTTAGGCGGCCATCAGGTCCACGTCGCAACCGACGGAAAGATGGCACTGGAAATGGCCCTCAGCTATGATTTTGATCTTATACTTCTGGACGAAATGATGCCCAAAATGAACGGATTATCTGTTTGTAGAAAATATCGTGAATCCCAGGTGAACAAAGCCCCCGTCATTTTTCTGAGTGCCAAATCGCAAGAGTCCGATATTACCGAGTTCAGAAACGAAGCATTAGGGTATATTCCAAAACCCTTTGACCCCGCAAGCTTGTGCCAAGACATCATGTCCCTGCTCAATCAAAGTGGAAAGGTTATCCCATGAAATCTATTCGCTTTAGACTGCTATCACTTACTATTATTGCGACTTCGATAATAGTGTATTTTGGAAACCTTTGCCTTACCTCATTTTATGAATACAAAAAAGCGCAGGAAGGTCTTCAGCAGAGCTTCGACTTGCAAGATCGCGTCAAGCTTCTAGACGTATGGAAATATCAACGTTCGGTGGTCGAAGACCTTCAAGCCATTCGCAGTACGATAGAACCAGAACACCGAATGACGAGCCTGAGCAACGTGATACAATCTTATGCTGACAAAAATCCCTCGGCCTTAAATCGTCGAGTCGACCATTTTATTCAAAATGAGACAGAATATCGAAAACATCAATTACCTCTTACCACTTACTTTGAAAGACGGATCGAGTATTTCTTCGTCGTCGTTCTCTCGGTCATGCTCCTCACCTTGTTGATCATCTACGCCTATATTCGGGAAACTGTTTTCAGGGAAATCGACTCCCTCTCCCATAAAATGATCGACTTTCTAAATCAAAAATACACCTACCAGTTCGCTTTGCCCTCATCTAACGAAATGGGTGATTTGCAAGCGACATTCAACTCACTGGCTCAGAAAGTTCTTAGTCAAATGGATGAGTTAAAATCTCTGGATAGAGCCAAATCCGATTTCTTAAGCATTGCAAGCCATGAGCTGAGAACTCCACTGACCTCAATCAAGGGTTCACTCAGCCTTCTAAAAACTGGGGTCGTAGGGTCACTGAACGAAGCCTCCAGCAATTTGGTAAGAATTGCGGAAAGCGAGACTGATCGCCTCATTCGCTTGATCAATGACTTGCTCGATTTGGCAAAAATTGATGCTCACCGGCTGCCTCTGACAAAAAAGTGGTGCTCACTTCACGAAGTCATTAAACCCTCCCTAGACGGCATTCAGGGACTCGCCAAAACAGCGGGAGTTCGCCTCATGCACAACGAACTCCCTCTGGTCGAAGCCCTGATGGATCGCGATCGCATTCAGCAGGTTCTGACAAATTTGATTTCTAATGCAATTAAATACAGCTCAAAAAATAGCTTGGTTCAGATAAACGCCGAAATAGATGATTCCCAGCAGCTGGTCATATCTGTCCTTGATCAAGGAAAAGGTATCGCACCAGAAGATCAGGACCTCATCTTTCAAAAATTCCGACAGGCCACAAACTCAGAAAATCCGCTTGTTAAAGGAACCGGCTTAGGTCTAGCAATCGCAAAGGCCTTGGTCGAGGAACACCAAGGGATTATTGGCGTTCACTCAACTGCTAAAAAAGGAAGCACATTTTATTTTACACTTGGAGAATGGAGATTTATTCTGGATAAGGACGGGTCGACCGAAGAGCCTTTCTCAGATGGAGTGGCGGCATGACCAAATTTGATGATTTGATGAAGAATCTCCGTGTTGAATATCTGGAAAGTCTTCCCTCCAAACTCAATGAATTGGAGACTTCCCTTCGAAGCCGAAATTTAGAGTCTTTGCGAGAAGATTTTCACAAGCTCAAGGGAACAGGAAAGACCTACGGCTTCCCAGAGATCTCGGAGTTGGGCGAAATGATAGAGCGATTGCTTATTGAGCAACCTCAGAATTTTGATCAAATTGTGCCGGAGGCCATAGAAATACTAAAAGATATTCACAAAGAACGCCTGGCTTCACGCAGCTTTGACCTGCGAAGCGATGGGCGTTTTAACGAAATTCGAGCCTTATCCATTTAATTCAGTTTTGGATAGATAGTGATTGTGATATGACCTCCCGTCGGAGGTGAGAATTTATGTCCTTTTCTGATCTCAAGAATTTTTTAAGACCCGATCAAATAAGTCAAAGTCCAGAGGACCTTGAAATTTACGGCAAAGACTGGACAAAGCACCTCCTGACCAGTGCCCTGGGTGTTGTGTTCCCAACAAGCACAGAGCAAGTCCGCGATCTCGTTTTATGGGCGCGTGCAAACAAAACAGCTTTGGTTCCATCGGGCGGCAGAACCGGCATGAGTGGGGCTGCAGTCGCCACAAACAGCGAACTCATTGTCTCATTTGATAAAATGAATAAGATCCTCGAATTTAATGCCATCGATCTGACCGTTCAGTGTCAAGCCGGTGTCATCACAGAGCAGCTGCAAAATTTTGCTAAGGAAAAAGGCTACTATTATCCAGTTGATTTTGCCGCACGGGGCTCCAGTCATGTTGGAGGCAACATCGCAACAAATGCGGGTGGGATCAAAGTTCTTCGCTACGGATTAACTCGCAATTGGGTGGCCGGAATAAAAGTTGTGACAGGACAGGGCCAGATTCTCAATTTGAACAATAGCTTGGTAAAAAATGCGACGGGATATGATTTAAGGCAGCTCTTTATCGGCTCGGAAGGAACCTTGGGCTTTATCACCGAAGCCACATTTACAGTCACCCACTCGCCAAAGGATCTGACCGTTTTTTTGCTCGGAGTTGAAAATCTCAATAATGTCTTAAATATATTTCAAACCTTTCGCCGTGAACTCCCTCTAACGGCCTACGAAATGTTCACAGACAAGGCCCTCGCTTGTGTTCTGAAACAAGGCCATTTGAAAAACCCATTGAGCGCGGATTGTCCTTTTTATGTATTGATTGAATTTGAACACGAATCTGAGACGACAATGGACCAAGCCATGGGACTCTTCGAACTGTGTTTAGAAAAAAATTGGGTTGTGGATGGAGCTGTTTCTCAGACAGCCCAACAGGCAAAAGACTTTTGGAGATTGCGTGAAGATATATCTGAATCGACAGCTCCTCACCAGCCCTATAAGAACGATATTTCTGTTCGCGTTTCGGATGTGACGGCTTTTTTGACTGAACTCAATCAGCTCCTTACAACTGAGTATCCTGATTTCGAAGTCATTTGGTTTGGCCATATCGGAGACGGCAATCTTCATATCAATATTTTGAAGCCACCTTCCCTCACATCGACTGAATTTCTCAACAAATGCCACAAGGTAGATCAACACTTGTTTGAAATGATCGCCCGTTTTAAGGGAAGTATTTCGGCTGAACACGGGGTAGGTTTAACGAAAAAGCCGTACCTGGAGTACACGCGAAGCCCGGATGAAATTCAGATTATGAGGGAAATCAAAAAGGTTTTTGATCCGGACGGAATCATTAACCCTGGAAAAATATTTGATATTTGATATTTGATATTTGATCCCGCTTGAGAAAGACCTGTCTGTCAACGGAGAGATTCCTAAAAAAGAACGCGAGTTTTTATGGCAGTTGAAAGATGGCGAATCTCGTCAGCGACTCTTTCGGCCTCACCTTTTTCCATATCCATAATCAAATATCCAATATTTGGATCTGTCGACAAATATTGAGCAAGGATATTAGCCCCGTGTTCAGAGACAATATTATTAATATCGCGTAAGACTCCCGGAACATTTCGATGAACATTTATCAATCTTCGCACGCCTTTTGAAGGCGGAACTTCCAGATTTGGAAAATTCACTGCACCAAAAGTAGAACCAAGACGCAAAAATTTTATGAGACTATCGGCGACTTCTTCTCCAATGGCCTTTTGAGCCTCTTCAGTGCTTCCGCCCACATGGGGCGTCAGAATCACGTTGTTCATTCCCTGCAATGGGCTCAAAAATGGGGCCTTATTTGAAGAAGGCTCCTCAGGAAAAACATCAATGGCCGCCCCCGCAAGGTGACCGGACTTTAGAGCCTCCACCAAGTCTTCGATTTGAACAACAGTGCCACGACTCGCATTGAGAAGATAACTTCCCTTTTTCATTTTCGCTAACTCTTTGGCCGCTAGCATATTTTGAGTGTAAGAAGTTTCGGGAACATGAAGCGTGACAAAATCAGACTGCTTAAGGAGTGTTTCAAGGTTTTCGACCGACTGGGCGTTTCCAAGAGGAAGCTTCTTGATAATATCAAAAAAAATAACTTTGAGCCCCATGGACTCTGCCATGATACTCACCTGAGAGCCAATGTGTCCGTATCCTACAATTCCAAGAGTTTTTCCGCGAACCTCACGAGAGCCATCGGCCGACTTCAGCCACTGTCCCCGGTGAGAGCCTTGACTGCGATCACAAAGCTGGCGAGAGAGAGCAATCAGTTCACAAATGACGAGTTCTGCCACACTTCGAGTGTTACTGTATGGGGCATTAAATACCGGAAGTCCCTTTTGATTAGCGACATCCACAGCTACTTGGTTGGTTCCAATACAAAAACAACCAATCGCAAACAAAGCTCCATGATTTTCAAGGACCTTTGGATTCAATTCTGTTTTTGAGCGAATACCCAATGCTTGATAAGCACCGATCTTCGCACACAGCTCCTCTTCGCTCCAGGCTCCAGGCATTCGGTCAACTTTAAATCCTGCTTCTTCGAGCTTTTCTTGAGCAACGGGATGGATATTTTCAAGCAACAATACTTTGTATTGACTGATCGAAAGCCGAGGCATCATGACAATGTTCTCCAAACCGAAAAGTTTTGTTGATTCTATCTCTTCGCGCGGGGACATTCAATGTCGATTCCATAAAACCGTGAAAAATAGTGATTCTTAGAAGCAAAATCTGCCAAGAGGAGTTGTCTCAATGAGGACCACGATGTAGCTTAAGGGGCCCCATATTGCCAGCACAGTGTCACAGCACAAAACCAGGGAGATAAGGTGTCAGAACCGCTACGACTGTTGCTCATCGATGACGACCCCTTGGTGGGAGATGCTGTCCGCATTCTCTTGCCTCGCCACTGGGTTGCAACTTTTCATGATCGACCAGAAGAGATTCCCTTTGGTTTTTTTCATGCCGCTATTGTTGACATGCATTTAACTGGGTCCGTCGAGTCCTCTGAAGGTTGCTCTGTATTGGAAAAACTTCGCAACCGAGATCCACATTTGGCCTTGGTCGCAATGTCAGGAAATATCAACCGTCAGATCATGGAAAAATGCCTGCACCTTGGAGCCTCGCGATTTTTAGCGAAACCTCTTAATGCAAACGAGCTGCTCCATTGTTTGGATAAAATTGAGGCATCCCTTCGACTCAAAGAGAGGGCTCATCACCAGCCAAACTCCGCATTTCGCTGGCTAGGCGGATCAAGGCCATCGAAGCTCGTGTTGGAATCGATCGCCCACCTTAAAGGAGAGAGTGGACCAATACTTATTTCAGGTGCCACAGGGACAGGAAAGGAAGTTGTCGCGCGCCTTCTCCATGAACAGGAGGGGTCCGGTCGCCCATTTGTAACAGTTAACATGGCTTCTTTACCGGAACATCTTTTTGAATCCGAATTTTTTGGACATGTGAAGAATGCTTTCACTGGTGCCGATCATCAAAAAACAGGGCTCGCAGAAGCGGCCGAAGGAGGAGATCTCTTTCTTGATGAACTAGAGGCTCTTCCTCTGAGTCAACAAGCCAAGATGCTTCGATTTCTGGAAACGGGAGAAGTTCGGAAGGTTGGGTCTAACCAGGTCACTCGGGTAAACACGAGAGTTCTTTTGGCCACGAATGAATCCCTTGAAAAATTAGTCAAAGAAAAGAGATTTCGTGATGACCTGATGTGGAGAGTGAAGGGCAAATGCATTCAGCTTCCGACTTTATCTGAGCGGACCGGTGACATTCGGCCTCTCGCAGAACATTTCCTTGTGACTACGGGAAATAGAAAAAAGATCCTTAGCTCGGATGCCTTAGATGCCTTGATTCTCTACGAATGGCCCGGAAATGTACGTGAACTCAAACGTGTCTGCGAGCAACTGCTCCTTGTCTGCCCTCTCCCGATCATTCGCGGTGAGGATGTAAAAAATATTCTACCAAAGACAACGGCTTCTTTAAGTGCAGACCTTGGTTTGCCGATCGAATTGGGCGAACTCTCGCAAATGCTAAATCAATTCGAGAAAGCGGTTTTAGAAAAAGCCTTAACTGAATATTCTGATTTGGATGACCTCTGTAGAAAACTGGGCCTCTCGCGTTCTACGGTTTACAGAAAACTTAAGGATCATCAAGTGCAATGGAGAAATTTGTGAGCCACACAAGCCTTTTTGATCATAGACTTTATTTTGAAACTGGTCTTCTCATCATTGGACTTATTTCAATATTGGGAATCGTCTTGTTTTTTCTCAGAAAAAAATCAACTCATTTTCGAGCCGGCTGGGCGAGCGTTAAAAGTTGGTTCTTTTTGGCCCCTCTGATTCTCCTCGTTCTGGCCTTACCCTCTCCTTGGCCGTTGTTAGCTCTGACTCTCGTCTCTATTTCTAGCATCAAAGTTTTTTTTCAGATGTCGGGAATGTATCACCGGA includes the following:
- a CDS encoding BolA family transcriptional regulator, translated to MTLEQIETRIRQAFPDADVAVFDLTGGGDHWEVRVASSSFSGKTRIRQHQSIMDLFAQELKSNEVHALSIKTLIKT
- the grxD gene encoding Grx4 family monothiol glutaredoxin; translated protein: MNEQTKERIESLLNQNKVVLFMKGTPNFPMCGFSARAISILQDLKTEFATCDILEDEEIRAGIKEYGNWPTIPQLYINKELVGGSDIMMEMFQSGELLQLLSTPLSEPTPQV
- a CDS encoding DUF2892 domain-containing protein; this encodes MRRNMLYWDRVLRYVLGVLLLTWSFLGGPFWSYLGFYFLASASWGFCPIYFFLQSIRES
- a CDS encoding MFS transporter produces the protein MSLHLALKDKRFAPLFWTQFLGALNDNFLKNSLVLMITFKNVQVFGLGAGELVALSGGIFILPFFLFSTHSGQLADKIEKTLLIRATKIGEIIIAILAAIGFYFEFYTGLLFILFLMGVHSTFFGPVKYSIIPDLVPHTQLTAANAYVELGTFVAILAGTIGGGLAINFGGSLWLIITGLIFVAVLGLWTSTKIPPVQIGQPDLKINLNPFPTMLAFGKIIREQKLIFNSILGISWFWFFGAAVLSLLPVYGKDFLGAGPAVITAFLASFTVGIGLGSIICEKLSSQRVELKLVPIGSLGISVFLADLFFVSPSWIPRSSAPLSLLLFFQHFEAWRIFGDFFLMSVFSGLFIVPLYTLIQQRSRPESRSRVIAGNNILNSVFMVTSSLLVMSLHLINLSHPQIFLVLAFLNLIFSIYIFSNTPEFIKS
- a CDS encoding response regulator, whose protein sequence is MGRILVVDDDRDILKFTTAVLSSADHVVATAEEALGAIELLNTGYFDLLLADANLPYCSGFDLVRTLRKNKRFEQLSIAMLSGRREKRDIEKGIQAGIDDYIVKPIDVLIFSKKVENLLNSRAPAEMPELHIPADSEFKQTSLMIDADVVSISELGVTVLSSQEPTLHSVLEISSSIFLAIGIPSPRGRVVRIERFKDLRRWQIKLNFIGADVGMLQKIRAWIFTKGSYRDKTAV
- a CDS encoding response regulator, which translates into the protein MKILLAEDDPNISLIAKLALEQLGGHQVHVATDGKMALEMALSYDFDLILLDEMMPKMNGLSVCRKYRESQVNKAPVIFLSAKSQESDITEFRNEALGYIPKPFDPASLCQDIMSLLNQSGKVIP
- a CDS encoding HAMP domain-containing histidine kinase, with the translated sequence MKSIRFRLLSLTIIATSIIVYFGNLCLTSFYEYKKAQEGLQQSFDLQDRVKLLDVWKYQRSVVEDLQAIRSTIEPEHRMTSLSNVIQSYADKNPSALNRRVDHFIQNETEYRKHQLPLTTYFERRIEYFFVVVLSVMLLTLLIIYAYIRETVFREIDSLSHKMIDFLNQKYTYQFALPSSNEMGDLQATFNSLAQKVLSQMDELKSLDRAKSDFLSIASHELRTPLTSIKGSLSLLKTGVVGSLNEASSNLVRIAESETDRLIRLINDLLDLAKIDAHRLPLTKKWCSLHEVIKPSLDGIQGLAKTAGVRLMHNELPLVEALMDRDRIQQVLTNLISNAIKYSSKNSLVQINAEIDDSQQLVISVLDQGKGIAPEDQDLIFQKFRQATNSENPLVKGTGLGLAIAKALVEEHQGIIGVHSTAKKGSTFYFTLGEWRFILDKDGSTEEPFSDGVAA
- a CDS encoding Hpt domain-containing protein, producing MTKFDDLMKNLRVEYLESLPSKLNELETSLRSRNLESLREDFHKLKGTGKTYGFPEISELGEMIERLLIEQPQNFDQIVPEAIEILKDIHKERLASRSFDLRSDGRFNEIRALSI
- a CDS encoding FAD-binding oxidoreductase; translated protein: MSFSDLKNFLRPDQISQSPEDLEIYGKDWTKHLLTSALGVVFPTSTEQVRDLVLWARANKTALVPSGGRTGMSGAAVATNSELIVSFDKMNKILEFNAIDLTVQCQAGVITEQLQNFAKEKGYYYPVDFAARGSSHVGGNIATNAGGIKVLRYGLTRNWVAGIKVVTGQGQILNLNNSLVKNATGYDLRQLFIGSEGTLGFITEATFTVTHSPKDLTVFLLGVENLNNVLNIFQTFRRELPLTAYEMFTDKALACVLKQGHLKNPLSADCPFYVLIEFEHESETTMDQAMGLFELCLEKNWVVDGAVSQTAQQAKDFWRLREDISESTAPHQPYKNDISVRVSDVTAFLTELNQLLTTEYPDFEVIWFGHIGDGNLHINILKPPSLTSTEFLNKCHKVDQHLFEMIARFKGSISAEHGVGLTKKPYLEYTRSPDEIQIMREIKKVFDPDGIINPGKIFDI
- the serA gene encoding phosphoglycerate dehydrogenase yields the protein MPRLSISQYKVLLLENIHPVAQEKLEEAGFKVDRMPGAWSEEELCAKIGAYQALGIRSKTELNPKVLENHGALFAIGCFCIGTNQVAVDVANQKGLPVFNAPYSNTRSVAELVICELIALSRQLCDRSQGSHRGQWLKSADGSREVRGKTLGIVGYGHIGSQVSIMAESMGLKVIFFDIIKKLPLGNAQSVENLETLLKQSDFVTLHVPETSYTQNMLAAKELAKMKKGSYLLNASRGTVVQIEDLVEALKSGHLAGAAIDVFPEEPSSNKAPFLSPLQGMNNVILTPHVGGSTEEAQKAIGEEVADSLIKFLRLGSTFGAVNFPNLEVPPSKGVRRLINVHRNVPGVLRDINNIVSEHGANILAQYLSTDPNIGYLIMDMEKGEAERVADEIRHLSTAIKTRVLF
- a CDS encoding sigma-54-dependent Fis family transcriptional regulator, whose translation is MSEPLRLLLIDDDPLVGDAVRILLPRHWVATFHDRPEEIPFGFFHAAIVDMHLTGSVESSEGCSVLEKLRNRDPHLALVAMSGNINRQIMEKCLHLGASRFLAKPLNANELLHCLDKIEASLRLKERAHHQPNSAFRWLGGSRPSKLVLESIAHLKGESGPILISGATGTGKEVVARLLHEQEGSGRPFVTVNMASLPEHLFESEFFGHVKNAFTGADHQKTGLAEAAEGGDLFLDELEALPLSQQAKMLRFLETGEVRKVGSNQVTRVNTRVLLATNESLEKLVKEKRFRDDLMWRVKGKCIQLPTLSERTGDIRPLAEHFLVTTGNRKKILSSDALDALILYEWPGNVRELKRVCEQLLLVCPLPIIRGEDVKNILPKTTASLSADLGLPIELGELSQMLNQFEKAVLEKALTEYSDLDDLCRKLGLSRSTVYRKLKDHQVQWRNL